Part of the Sinorhizobium terangae genome is shown below.
GCAAAAATCGGAACAGGTGCTGGCGAAGACTGCGAAGAGATTGCTCAAGGGCGGGCAGGCCCCGCCCGAGATAATCGTTTCAAGCGCGATCCGTTGGGCCTTGTCCGCACGCTCGTCGATGATGATCTGACGCCGGCCGTTTCCGTCCTTGATTTCACCGGGCCACTTGTAGAGCGCCGCCCAGGTCAGGCCCGCTAGCGGCGTGTCGTTGAAGTGGCCTTCAACGATGTTGCCGGTGTAGGCGGACTGGCAATAGCCATGTGTACTTGGCAAATTGAACTGGCAGCCGCAATTCATGGCGCAATTGCAGTTATCGTAGGTTTCGCTCTTGAATACCCATTGGTCTCCCATTCCCGGATCCTCCCATCCTTGCGCCGACGTTGGCGCAACGATTACGGAGATCGCACAAGAGAGGTCGCGCGCTCTAGTTCAGGAACTGAAGCGCCCCGGTTTAGAATCTGAACTAGCCAGGACAGCCCACCTGCCGTAGCGTATGGTGAACCGACTGCATGTTTCTCTGGATCGTAGTCGATCTAAGGATAAAAACATGCATTAAAACAAAGACCTAGACTGCGTCGCATGGCTCCAGTCGAATGCGGCGCGCTTTGGGGAGGAGGTTCACCATGACACAGGCAAGCTATGGACAGTTCTGTCCGGTGGCCCTGGCTGCCGAGGTGCTGTGCACACGCTGGACGATGCTGCTCCTGCGTGAGCTGATGGCCGGCTCGACGCGCTTCAACGATCTGCGCCGAGGCGTGCCGCGCATGTCCCCGGCCCTCCTGATCAAGCGGCTGCGCGATCTCGAGGACGCCGGTATCGTCCGTCGCGTTGCTTCGCAGACCGAGCCGGGAATTCTTGAGTATCACCTGACGTCTGCCGGACGGGACTTGAAGCCGGTGGTCGAGACGATGGGCATATGGGGCCAGCGCTGGTTCGAGGCCGATGTGTCGCTGCAACATCTCGATCCGTCGCTATTGATGTGGGACATACACCGCAATCTCGATCCCACGACGTTGCCGCCGCGGCGCTGCGTGATTCAGTTCCTCTATCCTGAACTGCCTGCCGCTCGCCGGCGGTGGTGGCTTCTCGTCGAGCCCGGCGCCGGGGTGGATCTCTGCGCAGTCGATCCCGGCTTCGATATCGACCTCTACGTCACCACCGACCTGCGTACCATGACTGCGATCTGGATGGGACTGACGACGGTCCGTCAGGCGATGGGCGATGGAAAGCTTGTGCTCACGGGCGATCGTCAGGTGGCGAGCCAGATGCAGACCTGGCTTGGCCTGAGCCCTTTCGCGGCGGAAAAGAAGCTGGTTTCTGCATAGCGGTGTGGCAGGGCTCATCGTTGTGGCGACTCAGGGCATGGCGCAATGCCGACAACAGCGGCGCTTGCACGAACTTCGGCTTGGCCCCCGAAGCGGTCATTGTCAAGAGCTTGACCTACGCTGCGGGAGCCTCATGCCATTGCGTCCGAATTTGCTGCTCTAGGATGTCGATCATGTCGAACTCATCTCCTTCAAGCCCTTCGTAAGCGAGATGAGAAACCACTGCCAGCGCAGCATACTGTCCATCAGCCGCTGCTACCTGGTGCATTAGGGCTAATGCTTCTTCTGTTGTTACAACACCCCCGTTGAACACGTGGCGGGCAAAAATGACAATCGAAGCTGCAAGGGGGGACGCCGCACTGTCGACCCACATGGTTAGCAACTCTTGTTGAGTTTCCCTCGATATCTCTGCAGAGGATGGCGGACACGCGATCTGGTACAGGACGCAAAATGCGGCGTTGGCAGAAATCGATCGCGCTTCTTCAATGAGAGCGGCCGCCTCGCCGAGGTTTCGATATGGGAAGCTGCAGTCAAACTTATCCGAAAAAGCCTGCTCGCGCTCGAAGACATCCATGACGCGCTCCTAGTCAACCGTACGGTTGATAACAGGGCTAATGGATGTTCGCATTTGGCGCAAGACAGCCGTCAGCGCTTTCGCGTCTCTCGGGCATGCTCCGGCGTCGGGAGAGGACGAGGCAGTGCTCATCGTCTTCCTCGGGTCTGGCCACCCAATTCCAGCGGCGACCGGCTACGCTCTCCAGGCTCCGGTCATGACCGCCATGGGCGAGTCGGTCGCCTGCCCCGCAGATACTCAGAACAGCTACGGCGAGCCCTCCCGCATCAGCGCGGCAACGACGACGCCGGAGAGGAATGTGAGGGCGGCGACCGATGCGATCGCCGCGCCAAGGCCGAAACGGTCCGCGATCAGCCCCGCCATGAGCGCCCCGATCGCGTAGCCGAGGTCGCGCCAGAAGCGGTAGACGCTGAGCGCGCGGGCACGCCAGGCGGGATGCGCGGCATCGGAGACGGCGACGATCAGGCTCGGATAGACCATGGCGGTGCCGAGGCCGATGAGGAGGCTCGCGACCAGCCACCATTCGAATTGCCGGGTCAGCGCCGTCAGGAACAGTCCGGCGGCCTGCACCCACATGCCGCAGACGATCAGCCCCTTGCGCCCCCAGCGGTCGCTCAAGGGACCGGTCGCGATCTGGAGGATGCCCCAGGTCGCCGGGTAGATCGCCTTGAGAATGCCGATCCGTTCGACGCCGAGGCCGAAGGAGGCGAAGAACAGCGGGAAGATGCCCCAGCTCATGCCGTCGTTGAGGTTGTTGACGAGGCCGGCCTGCGAGGCAGCGAAAAGATTGCGGTCCCGGAAAGAGGTCAGCGTGAAAACTTCGCGGAAGCCGATTGAGGGCGGCTGTTCCGGGCGTGACGAGGCCTCGAGCCGCACGTGATCGCGCGTGTCGCGAACAGCGAGGATCGAAAGCAGCGCCCCGAGCACCGCGTAGCCGATGCCGAGATAGATCGGCGCCGGCCGCAGCCCATATTCCGAAGCGAGGTAACCCGTGACGAATGCCGTCACCCCGACTGCGAGATAGCCCGCGAACTCGTTCAGCCCCACCGCGAGCCCGCGTGACCTCGGCCCCACCAGATCGACCTTCATGATCACGGTCATCGACCAGGCAAGTCCCTGGTTGATGCCGAGCAGCGCATTGGCCGCGATGATCCAGCTCCAGCTCGGCGCAGCAATGATCATGAACGGGACCGGCAGGCCGAAAAGCCATCCAAGCACAAGCACGCGCTTGCGCCCCCAGTGATCCGCCAATTGGCCGGAGACGAGGTTGGCCAACGCCTTCACCATCCCGAAGCTGACGATGAAGGAGACGACGAGCGTCGTCGAAGCGATATGGAACTCTTCCGCCCCGATCAGCGGCACGACGGTGCGCTCGATCCCGACCATGCCGCCGACAAAGGCGTTGATCAGAACGAGCAGCGCAAACTGCGGCCAATTCTCGGCAAGGCCGAGCTGGATACCGGGCGTAGTCGTCGCGCCGTTCTTCGTGGCCATGGTCACGCTCCGCTACAGCACGCGCGTCTGATCAGGCGCGCAAAGAACGCTGTAGCACTTGAATTGCCGCATGTTCCTGTTCTTGAACGTCATTCGCCCGGGGCGTCGGGGAAAAGGACCGTCAAACTTTCTTCGGCCGCCGCCCAGGCATTCAGATGATAGCGCCGCAGCAGCAGGATGCTCACAGCGAAAACCAGAAGCCCGGCGCACACGCTGAGCAGGACCGGCAGGCTGAGCGCCGATTGCGCGACAACGCCCGCGAAAACGCCGGCGATCGCGCCATTGATGGTGCTCACCATTCCCGCCGTCGTCACGAAGAATTGCCATGGCGACGACTTGAGACCCTTGTGGACAAGCACGGCCGAGCGATCGTCGTGAATGGCATGAATGAGAAAGCGCCGCATGACCGGCGCGCTTTCGACGTAGTAGTGCCGTATTCGCGCCATGCCGCGCGCATGCACCATGTCCTCGATCGCGACCTGCACGGCACGCACGAAAGTGACAAGGCCGATGAAATAAAGGCAAGGAAGCAGGATCAGGCTGAACAGCACGAACGGCATACCCATCTGCGTGACCTGCGCGACGAAAGCAAGCGCGATCGTCGCGCTCGAAACCGAGGTGAGGAACAGGTTCGCGCGCTGGTTCGCTTCCTGGATGGTGCCCGACCGCGCGGTTTGAAGCACGAAGTGCTCCGTCGTCATGATCTGCAGGACCTGGTCCTCGCCTTCATTCGCCTCTGCCATGGCGGTCTCCTCCGGACGATTGCTCGTGGCGTTGCTCGGCTACAGCGCCGCGCGTCTCATCCGACGCCACGGTGCACGGCAGCAGTGTAATGCCGCCCCGTCGGTTGCGGTACAGTAACGCATCTCCCTCCCCGCATTCCTCGTCACAGGTCGGCAACTGCTCGCATGGCCGCGAAAGACGAGCTCTCAGGCGAGGCCGATCAGCACGCCACCGATCGCCGCCACGACGACCACGATCCAGGGTGGACATTTCCAGGCCATGAGAAGTACGAAGCAGGTCAGCGCGAGCGCGAATTCGTGCGGACCGATGATCGCGCTGGTCCAGACCGGCTGGTAGAGCGCCGCCCCGAGAACGCCCACCACCGCAGCGTTTGCACCGCGCATCAACGCCTGCGCCGTGGGCCTTGCGCGAAACGAATCCCAGAATGGAATGGTGCCGATCAAGAGCAGAAAGCCCGGCAGGAAGACGGCAACAAGCGCGATGATGGCACCAAGCAGGCCATTAGGTTCGGGGCCGAGCACCGTGCCGAGATAGGCGGCGAAGGTGAAGAGCGGCCCCGGCACCGCCTGTGCCGCGCCGTATCCCGCAAGGAACTGGTCGGCCGTGACCCAGCGGGGCTGCACGACCTCCACCTGAAGGAGCGGCAGCACGACGTGCCCTCCCCCGAAGACGAGCGATCCGGCGCGATAGAACGAATCAAAGACCGCGAGCCCCTGCGACGAGGTGGCCGCGACCGCGACCGGCAGGCCGAAGAGCAGGCAGAAGAGCAGGACGAGCGCCATCCAACCCGTGGCGTGCGACACTGGGAAGCTGACATGCCCGGAAATCGCCTCGCCCTTCGTCCGGCAGAGCCACAGTCCGGCGAGCCCGCCGGCCACGATCGCCGCCAGCTGGCCAATCCCGCCGGAAACGATGACGACGATCAGCACCGCGGCAAGCGCAATGCTTGCGCGTTCCCGGTCCGGGCAGAGGTTCCTCGCCATGCCCCACACTGCCTGGGCGACGATTGCGACGGCAACGACCTTCAGGCCGTGGATGATGCCCGACGCGATCGGTCCGCCGAACGACGCCGCCCCGAAGGCAAAGAGCACGAGCAGGATCGCCGATGGCAGCGTGAAGGCGGCCCAGGCGGCCGCCGCACCCAACGGCCCTCCACGCAGGAGCCCAAGCGCGAAACCGGCCTGGCTCGAGGCTGGACCGGGCAGAAACTGGCAGAGCGCCACGAGATCCGCATAACCCTTCTCGTCGATCCAGCGCCGGCGGACGACAAGCTCGTCGCGAAAATAGCCGAGATGCGCGATCGGACCGCCGAAGGAGGTCAAGCCGAGCTTCAGGAACGCCGCAAAGACCTCGCCGGCGCTCCCCCTGCGGTGATCCGCGCCTCCGGTCGCCTCGATTGCCCTGTCATCCATCGATCATCGTTCCCGTTCCAAATGCCCGCCGGTCTTGCGAGCGCCGCCTCAAAATTTCCCGATACAGCGCCTCCGGCGATACGCCAATCTCTTCCGCCAGCGCCCTCCGGTCGCCTTTGGCCGGCAACGTGCCATCGCTCCATGTCATCCATGCGTCGAGCCGGGCGCTGACGCTCGCCGGCGAAGCCGCGTTGGACATGGCATTCCGCGAGAGCGCGATTGCTTCGCCGGATCGAGGCGAGCCGGGCGAACCTCCGTTACGTCCACCTTGCAGCCCATCTGCAGATGGCGCAGATCCTGAAGGAGCCAGACATCAACCGTAGACGATGCGGCCCATAGCAGGTAGCCCCGCTGCGTCCCTTCCCCAAACCCGGGCCGCAAACCAACGTATACCTAGTCTTGAACCGCCTATTCATCGATTAGATCGCAGCAGGAGCCCATACATAGAGGAGACATCTGATGTTCAGGCCCATTGCTGCTGCCTTTTCCTTCGCACTGATTACCGCCGCACCTGCACTCGCCGACGAGCCGTACAATGCCAAGATCACGACGGTATTCGATCAGAAGCTGCCCCATGTTCCCGGCAAGAGCATGCGGGGCGTCCTGGTGGAATACGGGCCCGGCGGACACAACCCGTCGCACACGCATGCCAAGAGCGCCTTCATCTATGCAACGGTGATCGAGGGGCGCATCAAGAGCCAGGTCAATGGCGGCGAGGTCAAGATCTACAACACCGGCGAAAACTGGGTTGAATCTCCTGGCGACCACCATCAGGTCAGCGCCAATGCCAGCGATACCAAAGACGCCAAAATTCTGGCAGTCTTCGTCGTCGACACGGACGAAACTGAACTGACGATCCCCGACGATTGATCGGCTTCCTCACCGCCGACTCTGGGAGTTCTGTTCAGCAGCCCCAGGGCGGCTCGATTTTTGGAAGAAGAGCGCCTCGTGCTCAAGGCGGCGCCTTTTCATGGCCATCCGTGAGGGTGCCCAAATCGCACTGAAGCCGGTGTGCGCTTTCGTCACGCAATATTGACAGGCCGAGCCGTTGCAGAGCGGGCGCCGCGCCTTGTGTTTCACGGAAATCGGCGCAATTGTTCTGCTGCCATGCAGCAGTGTTTGATCCGACGGCTGCATGCCGCCTGGAAGCGCAGAGTGCTTTTGGCACGACGGCATGCACCAAGACAAATCGCCACCTTTCTCCTCGCGGTCTTCCTCGCCGTGGGTATGGGCGCGTCTTTCGCCGAGGCGAGCAGCATGGCCGCTAGAATGGCGACGATGTCCAACATGATCATGTCCGACATGGTGGAGAATGGCGACTGCCAGG
Proteins encoded:
- the chrA gene encoding chromate efflux transporter, with translation MDDRAIEATGGADHRRGSAGEVFAAFLKLGLTSFGGPIAHLGYFRDELVVRRRWIDEKGYADLVALCQFLPGPASSQAGFALGLLRGGPLGAAAAWAAFTLPSAILLVLFAFGAASFGGPIASGIIHGLKVVAVAIVAQAVWGMARNLCPDRERASIALAAVLIVVIVSGGIGQLAAIVAGGLAGLWLCRTKGEAISGHVSFPVSHATGWMALVLLFCLLFGLPVAVAATSSQGLAVFDSFYRAGSLVFGGGHVVLPLLQVEVVQPRWVTADQFLAGYGAAQAVPGPLFTFAAYLGTVLGPEPNGLLGAIIALVAVFLPGFLLLIGTIPFWDSFRARPTAQALMRGANAAVVGVLGAALYQPVWTSAIIGPHEFALALTCFVLLMAWKCPPWIVVVVAAIGGVLIGLA
- a CDS encoding cupin domain-containing protein, with the protein product MFRPIAAAFSFALITAAPALADEPYNAKITTVFDQKLPHVPGKSMRGVLVEYGPGGHNPSHTHAKSAFIYATVIEGRIKSQVNGGEVKIYNTGENWVESPGDHHQVSANASDTKDAKILAVFVVDTDETELTIPDD
- a CDS encoding winged helix-turn-helix transcriptional regulator, producing MTQASYGQFCPVALAAEVLCTRWTMLLLRELMAGSTRFNDLRRGVPRMSPALLIKRLRDLEDAGIVRRVASQTEPGILEYHLTSAGRDLKPVVETMGIWGQRWFEADVSLQHLDPSLLMWDIHRNLDPTTLPPRRCVIQFLYPELPAARRRWWLLVEPGAGVDLCAVDPGFDIDLYVTTDLRTMTAIWMGLTTVRQAMGDGKLVLTGDRQVASQMQTWLGLSPFAAEKKLVSA
- a CDS encoding DUF1326 domain-containing protein → MGDQWVFKSETYDNCNCAMNCGCQFNLPSTHGYCQSAYTGNIVEGHFNDTPLAGLTWAALYKWPGEIKDGNGRRQIIIDERADKAQRIALETIISGGACPPLSNLFAVFASTCSDFCETLFLPIDLKADFDARTAKVRIPGVLTSSASPKINEFTGEPFHIALARPSGSFEFTYAELGLGTTTVTGDMEMAFEDSWADFCVHHFNQDGLVRERSRLTAWLG
- a CDS encoding MFS transporter, which translates into the protein MATKNGATTTPGIQLGLAENWPQFALLVLINAFVGGMVGIERTVVPLIGAEEFHIASTTLVVSFIVSFGMVKALANLVSGQLADHWGRKRVLVLGWLFGLPVPFMIIAAPSWSWIIAANALLGINQGLAWSMTVIMKVDLVGPRSRGLAVGLNEFAGYLAVGVTAFVTGYLASEYGLRPAPIYLGIGYAVLGALLSILAVRDTRDHVRLEASSRPEQPPSIGFREVFTLTSFRDRNLFAASQAGLVNNLNDGMSWGIFPLFFASFGLGVERIGILKAIYPATWGILQIATGPLSDRWGRKGLIVCGMWVQAAGLFLTALTRQFEWWLVASLLIGLGTAMVYPSLIVAVSDAAHPAWRARALSVYRFWRDLGYAIGALMAGLIADRFGLGAAIASVAALTFLSGVVVAALMREGSP